Proteins from a single region of Macrotis lagotis isolate mMagLag1 chromosome 2, bilby.v1.9.chrom.fasta, whole genome shotgun sequence:
- the JUN gene encoding transcription factor Jun → MSAKMETTFYEDALNAFAQPDSGGYGYGQAKALKQSLTLNLADPGGSLKPHLRPKSAELLTSPDVGLLKLASPELERLIIQSGNGLITTTPTPTQFLCPKNVTDEQEGFAEGFVRALAELHSQNTLPPPAAPPAAPPAPAAPAAFGALHSEPPVYANLSPFSPGAVPAYGAGGPAGALGFGPPPPAPAAPPAPAAAAAAAGLQHPRLQALKEEPQTVPEMPGETPPLSPIDMESQERIKAERKRMRNRIAASKCRKRKLERIARLEEKVKTLKAQNSELASTANMLREQVAQLKQKVMNHVNSGCQLMLTQQLQAF, encoded by the coding sequence ATGAGCGCCAAGATGGAGACGACGTTCTACGAGGACGCCCTGAACGCCTTCGCGCAGCCCGACAGCGGCGGCTACGGCTACGGCCAGGCCAAGGCGCTGAAGCAGAGCCTGACCCTGAACTTGGCCGACCCGGGCGGCAGCCTCAAGCCGCACCTGCGGCCCAAGAGCGCCGAGCTGCTGACCTCGCCCGACGTGGGGCTGCTGAAGCTGGCGTCGCCCGAGCTGGAGCGCCTCATCATCCAGTCGGGCAACGGGCTCATCACCACCACGCCCACGCCCACGCAGTTCCTGTGCCCCAAGAACGTGACGGACGAGCAGGAGGGCTTCGCCGAGGGCTTCGTGCGCGCGCTGGCCGAGCTGCACAGCCAGAACACGCTGCCGCCGCCCGCCGCGCCGCCCGCCGCGCCGCCCGCGCCCGCCGCGCCCGCCGCCTTCGGCGCGCTGCACAGCGAGCCGCCCGTCTACGCCAACCTCAGCCCCTTCAGCCCGGGCGCCGTGCCCGCCTACGGCGCGGGGGGCCCCGCGGGCGCGCTGGGCTTcgggccgccgccgcccgcgcccgccgcgccccccgcgcccgccgccgccgccgccgccgccggcctgCAGCACCCGCGGCTGCAGGCGCTCAAGGAGGAGCCGCAGACGGTGCCCGAGATGCCCGGCGAGACGCCGCCGCTGTCGCCCATCGACATGGAGTCCCAGGAGCGCATCAAGGCCGAGCGCAAGCGCATGCGGAACCGCATCGCCGCCTCCAAGTGCCGCAAGCGGAAGCTGGAGCGCATCGCGCGgctggaggagaaggtgaagaCGCTCAAGGCGCAGAACTCGGAGCTGGCCTCCACCGCCAACATGCTCAGGGAACAGGTGGCGCAGCTCAAGCAGAAGGTCATGAACCACGTCAACAGCGGCTGCCAGCTCATGCTCACGCAGCAGCTGCAGGCCTTCTGA